CAGGATCAAATTTAAAGAAATTTACTAATACGATATGAAGAGCAAGCAGCTTTTCAAAAATGGTGAAGAGGTGCAGATGCCAAAAAATGAGGCAAAACTCTTCTTTTTGCTCGTGAGTAATATAGAAAAAGTTGTAAGTTACGAAGTGATCGAAAACTATGTCTGGGGTGAAAAATCGATGAGCAACGAAGCGCTTAGAATGACTATCAAAAAGATAAGGGCAAAAACTGACGCCGACCTCATCAAAAACATCTCAGGCGTGGGATATAGACTTAGCGGAGCAAATTAAATTTAACCTTGTGTAGCTTTTATAAATTTAAGCTACACAAATTTTTACTTTTTATCCACGCATTTGCCAAGTTGGCAGGCTCTTTTATAAAGTGCGTCTGCCTTTGTTTCATCGCCGCTTAGCTTTGCAAGCAAGAAGCACGACTGCGCATACTCAAGCTCGCAGCTCTTTGCCAAAAGCTTTAGCACCCTAGCCTCAGCCTTGGTTCTATCTATCTTATGAGTTTTTAAATTTTCGCTTTCGATGTAGGATTTTAGTCCCATTGCCTCGTTATAGCAGCCAACGCCGTCGCCACTATCGCAAGCTAGTTTATAAAGCTTTAGAGCCTTTTCGATATCTTTTTGCTCATCAACTAGCCCTTGCTCATAAATTTGACCTAAATTTGAGCAAGCAGTCGCAAGCCCAGCGTTGCAAGCCTTTTCATAGTAGCCTTTTGCCTTTACAAAGTCCTTTTCGTTGCTAAAATTTACAGCTAGGTTGTTGCAGTCGATGCTATTTCCGTTCTCGCAGTTTTGCACCATCTTCTCTTTTTCAAGCTCAAGACGCTCCGCCCTAGCCTCCTCATCACTTTGCCAAAAGCCAAAGCTAACCATCTTTTGCCACGACCAGCAGCCACTTAGCATAAAGCTAGCAACTACGATAAGCCCAAAATTTAAAACTTTTTTCACTTATTTTCCTACTTACATACCAAGCTTTGCGCCTAGTCTTTTCATCTGTGGGCACGCCTTGTTTAGACCGCGAAAGCAAGCGACTTTGTAAATCCCATAAGCTCTCTTTTCGTCTTTGTTCATACCAAGACCTAGCTCATACATCGCGCCGATATTTGCGCAGCTTGGCAGATCCCCAGCGTTGCAAGCGTTTGTGTAGGCCTCCATCGCTAGATAGTAGTCTTGTTTTACGATCTCGCCCTTGCGGTAGGCGTTTCCTAGGTGGTAGCAAGCTTGCACACCGCCACTGTTGCAGCTATCTTTGTAAATTTCGACCGCTTTTTTTGGGTCTTTTTTCACGCCAAGGCCGTTTTCATAGAGTGTGCCAAGGTTTGAGCAAGCAAGCTGCACCTTAGCATCGCAAGCCTTTTTGTAGTTTGCGTAGGCATTGTCATACTCTTTCATAAGCTCGAAATTTACACCCAAGTCATTGCAAGCTTCAGCATCGCCGCTCTCGCACTTTGGTGTTAAAAGATCGATGGCATTTTTTGAAATTTGCTCTTTGTTTTGCACCACCTTTTCGTCCTTTGGTTGCTGCCAAGAGTCATCTTGCTTTGGCGTCTCTCCGATGCCGATGACATTTAAGCAACCTGTAAAAAATAGAGCAGTTAAAAGTAGTAGATATTTTTTCATTTTTGTCCTTTTAGTATTGTCCAAACAAGTCATTTAGGGCTTCGCTGATGCTTGGATGAGTGAAAATTTGGTTTTTAAAGAAATTTGCATCTGCTTTTAAATTCATAGCGATCGCGATCTCATTTATGATCTCATTTGCGTAGATGCAGTGAAAGCTCGCCCCCAAAATCTCGCCACTACTAGCTTCAACGATCGCTTTTAGCATGCCCACATCGTGATTTAGCACCTTTGCTCCTGGCACTGCTGCCATGCTAAGCTTTAGCTCTTTGAAATTTAGCCCAAGCTTGCTAGCTTCTTTTGCATTTACGCCAACTCTTGCTAGTGGAGTGTCGGTAAATAGCACATTTGCATGGATGCTTCTGTTTTGTGTGGTGCGTTTTTTGTCGCCAAAAATTTGCGAGAAAACTATCCTAAAATCATCCAAACTAGTGTAGGTAAAAAGCTCTCCGCCGCGCACGTCGCCCACTGCGTAGATGTTTGACACATTTGTTTGAAGGCGCTCATTTGTCTTTATAAAGCCTTTTTCATTTAGCTCGACGCCAGCTGCTTTTAAATTTAGATCATCTAAATTTGCCACTCTGCCAAGCGCTACTAAGAACGCATCAGCCTTGATGATCCTATCTTCATTATCTTGTTTGAAATTTAGCGCATTATCTTTTAGGCTCTCTATCTCGCAGCCCTCTAAAATTTCGATGCCCTGCACGTTTAGCGCATCTTTTACGCTTTTAGCTATATCTTCATCCTCGTTTTTTAGAAGTGGTGAGCGTCCGACGATGGTCACTTTTGAGCCAAAATTTGCAAACATCGACGCAAACTCGATGCCGATGAAGCCGCTGCCAACGATGACAAGATGCTTTGGCATAGTCTTTAGATCAAGCAAGGTTTTGCTTGAAAAGACGTTTGAGTTTGTTATCTCAAATGGAGCATACGCCTCTTTTGAGCCAGTGTTTATGATGATAAACTCGCCTTCAACGACTTTTTGCTCGCCGTTTGAAGTTGTGACTAAGACGCTATTTTTATCTTTAAACGAGCCAACACCATCGATCACGTCGATATTTTCTTTATCATTTAGCATCGCGTAGTTTTTAGAATTTAAAGCTGAGATTAGCTTATTTTTGTTTTCGATGCTAAGCGTGTAATACTCGTTTTCAACGCTATTGTCTGCATATATCGCCTCTTTTGCAGCTGTGATTAGGCGTTTTGTCGGTATGCAGCCCACGTTTATGCAAGTGCCTCCATACATCTTTGGCGATCTCTCGATTAGCGCGACTTTTTTGCCAAGTGCAGCAGCCTTTACAGCTAGCGTCTTGCCAGCCTTACCAAATCCAATGATAACAATGTCATATTTCATTTAATTTTTCCTATTATGTAGTATGTAGTTTCGTTTATCTTTTTGATATCCATTTTGTATTTATTTGCCCAGCTTTTGATGATCTCATCAACACGCTCTTTTATCTCTTTGACGGTTGCGACGTTTTTTATCTTTAGCCTATCCTCGCTCCCGCTCATCGCTACAAAGCAAAGGTGTGGCTTTAGATGATCGTTTAGCTCGATCACACTCTTTGGCAAAAGGCCGTCAGTGTTGTTTAAAATTCTACGCATATGCTCAGTGGTCGTTTCATCTATGTTGTAACCAAGCTGTGTCAAAAGTGCGTTATGATCCATATCGTTCCTTTTTGCTTAAATTTGCGATCATTATAAGATAAAATTCGATAAAATCGCCTAAATTTTCAAGGACAAATATGAAAAAATTTATCATTTTTCTATTTAGCATTTTGCTATTTTGGGGCTGTTCAGCAGAGCAAATTTCGCAAAATTTAGGTCTTAGCGAGCCACCACTTGATCCTGAAGTCGAGCAGATAGCAGACGCCATCTATCTATATAACGAGGGCAACTACCCAAAGGCTTGTAAGAGATTTTACGACTACGCAAAAGATGGCAATGTCCTAGCCATGCAGCAAACTGGCGTTTGTTTTCGTGACGGCAAAGGCTTTAGTAAAGATATCTTAAGGGCACTTTTTTGGTTTGAGACAGCTGGCAGATACGGCAACATAGATGGTCTTAGAAGCGCTGGATATATCTACGAATACGGCCTTGGGGTCAATAAAAATTTAGAAAAAGCGATATATTTTTACGAAAAAGCCACAAGTCTTGGCTCAGGCGAGGCCAGCTACGATCTAGGACTTATCTACCTAGGTAAAAACGACTATAAAAAAGCTAGAATTTATCTTGATGAGGCTTGCTACCATGGCAAAGAAGAAGCCTGCACGAAGCTAAAAGAGATGAAATTTTAGCTCTCATCTCTTTAAAATTTACTACCCCTCAGCCTTTTGAGCGATCAAAACGCCCTCTATCATCTTTTTGATATCACCATCAAGTATCGCGTCAGTTTGCGAGTATGCCTCGCCACTGCGGTTGTCTTTTACCTGCTGGTATGGGAAAAGCACATATGATCTTATCTGATGCCCCCAGCCGATCTCGCTCTTTTCGACGCTGTTACTCGCCTCTTGCTGCTTCATCAGCTCAAGCTCGTAAAGGCGCGACTTTAGCATCTTCATCGCTGTGGCTCTGTTTTTGTGCTGACTGCGGTCATTTTGACACTGCACGACGATGCCAGTTGGTATATGCGTGATGCGGATGGCTGATTCAGTTTTATTTACGTGCTGACCGCCTGCGCCACTAGCCCTATAAGTGTCTATCTTTAGATCTTTCTCTTCGATCTCGATCTCTATATCATCATCTACTTCGGGACTCACCATGACGCTAGAAAAGCTTGTGTGACGGCGTCCTGCGCTATCAAATGGGCTTGTACGAACGAGCCTGTGGATGCCATTTTCTGCCTTGAAGTAACCATAAGCATTTTCGCCTTTTACGATAAAGCTCACATCCTTTAGTCCCGCCTCTTCGCCCTCTTGAAAGTCCAGAGTCTCGACCTTAAAGCCCTCACGCTCGCAAAATCTAAGATACATCCTATAAAGCATGCTCGCCCAGTCGTTGCTCTCAGTGCCACCAGCTCCTGGGTGTATCGATACGATCGCGTTTTTGCCGTCATCTTCGCCACTTAAAAGCATAGAAATTTCTAAATTTACTATTTTTTCATCTAAATTTTTAGCATCTTCAAAGAGAGAATTTATAGTCTCCTCGTCATTTTCAGAATTTGCTAACTCAAAGAGCTCCTTTGCGTCGCTAACTGCTTGGTGAGCGTCACTAAATTTAGCAAGCATATTTGAAATTTTTGTCTTTTCTTTGTTTAGTGCCCCAGCTTTAGCGATATCTTGCCAAAAGCTAGGGTCTTGCTCTATGGCCTCGATCTCTTTTAGCCTAGCCTTTATCTCGTCAGGCTTTACGATAGAGCCTATGTTTTCAACTTTTGTTTGTAGCTTCTTTAAAAGCTCGTTGTATTCGTAACTATCCAAGTTTTTCTCCATAAATTTTTGCCGATTTTAGCCAAAAGTTGCTTACATTTTTAAATTTACGCCCTTTTAATCCTTTTTTGTTACAATGCCAAGTTAAAATTTAGATAAAAAGAGTCAAATATGCAAATTATAAGAACTATAAAAGAGCTTGAAAATTTTGTCCAAAATGCAAGCGGCAAGATCGGTTTTGTCCCAACAATGGGCGCACTTCATGACGGACACGTTAGTCTCATTAAAAAATGTGTGAGCGAAAATGAGGTAAGCATCGTCTCAACTTTCGTAAATCCAACTCAATTTCTACCAGGCGAAGACCTAGAAAAATACCCAAGAAAAGAGCAAAGCGACATCCAAATTTGCGAGCAAAACGGCGTTAGCGCTATCTTTATCCCAGACGAAAAAGAGCTTTACTTTGAAGATGAGCCTCTCATCGTCGCTCCAAAGAAGCTTTCGACCATTTTAGAGGGCAAAACTAGACCTGGTCACTTTGACGGCGTCTTAAGAGTGCTAAACAAGCTATTTCGCCTAACTCGTGCGAATAGCGTCTATATGGGCAAAAAAGACACGCAACAACTAATCATCGTGCAAAATATGATAAAGACATTTTTCTTAAACATCGAGCTAGTAGCTTGCGATATCGTTAGAGAGCCAGACGGACTTGCGCTTTCAAGCAGAAATGTCTATATATGCGACGAAGATAAATGTAACGCACTAAGGCTTTCAAGGTCGCTAAATAAAGCGCAAAATTTGATCCAAAACGGCGAAGAAGACGCAAGTGAGATCAAAGCAAGCATGCTTGAGGTGCTAGAGCCACTAAAAGTTGATTACGTCGCGGTTACAGATAGAAATTTAAACGAAATTTCAAAGGTAGAAAAAGGCAACACAATAATCTTAGTAGCCGCCTATGTTGGCAAAACTAGGCTAATAGACAACATCTGGATCTAAAAATGCCAAAACTTCATCTAATCTCGCTTGGTTGTAATAAAAATTTAGTTGATTCTGAGATCATGCTGGGACGCTTGCAAAACTACGATATCACTGACGATATCAGCGACGCTGACGTCATCATAGTAAATACCTGCGGCTTTATCAAATCCGCCAAAGAAGAGAGCATCCAAACCATACTTGAGATGCATGAAGCCCGCAAAGATGGCTCTTTGCTGGTAGTGACTGGCTGTCTTATGCAGCGCTACAAAGATGAGCTCATAAAAGAACTGCCTGAAGTCGATCTCTTTACTGGCGTGGCTGATTATGACAAGGTCGATGAGATCATCTTAAAAAAGCAAAATTTATTTAGCCCGCAAACTTATCTGCAGGCAAACGAAGAGCGCGTGATAACTGGTTCAAACTACCACGCCTACATCAAAATTTCAGAGGGCTGTAATCAAAAATGTAGCTTTTGCGCGATACCGACATTTAAGGGCAAGCTAAAATCACGCTCGCTTGAAAACATCGTAAATGAGGTCAAAAATTTAGTCAAAAAAGGCTACTACGACTTTAGCTTTTTGTCCCAAGACTCAAGCTCATACATGCGCGATCAGGGCGTTAGCGACGGACTAATAAATTTAATAGACGAGATAGAAAAGATAGAAGGCGTAAGGAGTGCTAGGATACTTTACCTCTACCCAAGCACGACCAGTAGGGAGCTCATTTCGCGCATCATCGCCTCACCTATCTTTCATAACTACTTTGACATGCCCATCCAGCACATCAGCGAAAATATGCTAAAGATAATGAAGCGTGGAAGTGGTGCTAAAAAGATAAAAGAGCTTTTAAATTTAATGAGAAATGCCGAGAATTCGTTTTTGCGAACTGGTATCATCGTGGGACATCCAGGCGAGAGCGAGGAGGATTTTGAGGAGCTTTGCCAGTTTTTAGAAGAGTTTAAATTTGATAGAATTTCAGCCTTTGCCTACTCAAAAGAAGAAGACACTGCCTCTTTTGAAATGGAGCAAATCCCAGCAAAAATCATCTCAAAAAGGCTAAGCAAGATAGAAAAAATCACCAAAAAAGCGATAAATGAGAGCCTTCAAAAAGAGCTTGGTAAGCAAATTTACGCATCGCTTGAGGGCATTAGCAGCGAGGGCGAGATGTTTTACGCTGCCAAAAAAGATATCTGGGACAAAGATATAGACGGCGAAATTTTAATAAACGAAAGCGACGTAAAAGAGCTTGAGATCGGCTCGCTCTACCTTTGTGAGGTTAGCGACGTGGTTGATCAAAAACTAGTCGCCACCATCGTCAAAAAAGCAAAATGATAAGCCAAAATGTGCTTGATAGGCTAAGCTTGGGCGCAAACCTGCTTGCCTTCTCGCACGGCATCGATAGCACCGCACTTTTTTACATTCTACACGAGGCTGGGGTCAAGTTTGATCTAGCCATAGTCGATCACAACGCCAGAGAGCAGAGTAAAATTGAAGTTGAAAGCGCCAAAGAGCTTGCTAGTAAATTTGGTAAAAAAATCTACATAAAAAGCGTAAATTTAGGTAAATCAAATTTTGAAAAAAATGCGCGTGAGGCGAGGTATGAGTTTTTTGGTGAAATTTGCCAAAAATATGGCTATGAAAATTTGATCCTAGCGCATCAATTTGACGATAAATTTGAGTGGTTTTTGATGCAGCTTGGCAAGGGCGCTGGGCTAAAAGAGCTCTTTGGCATGAGCGAGCTTGAGAGAAGAGAGCACTTTTGGCTAGTTAGGCCGCTTTTAAATTTACGCAAAAAAGAGCTTCAAAACTACCTTGACGAGCGAGGCTTGCGCTATTTTGTCGATGAGACAAATTTAGATGGCAAGCTTAAAAGAAGCTTTGTAAGACTAAATTTTAGCGAGCCATTTTTGGACGAGTATTTTGGCGGCGTGAAAAAAAGCTTTGAGTTTTTGGAGGCTGATAGGCAAAATTTACTGCCAAATATTACAAAGATAGATGATAAAATTTTCATTATAAAAAATGATAGTAACGTGGTTCGGGGCGTCGATATGGCGGCAAAAGAGTTAAATGTGCTTTTAAGCAAGGCTCAAAAAGATGAACTAAATGCAAATTTAGCAAAGCAAACAAGCGTGGTGCTAAGTGGCAAGATCGCCGTTGGCTACGCTAATGAATACATCCTAGTGACACCATTTTGCAAAGCCGTAATGCCAAAAATCTTTAAAGAAAAAGCTAGAATTTTAAAACTCCCAGCGATAAATAGAGGCTATTTATTTACAAAGGGCGTTCAAATAGAAAATATTTCTAAATTTTTTAGTAGATAGAGTGTTTTAGGCTCTAAATTTAATCTGCTAAAGGCTAATTTAAACTTTTTATCACCAAATTTTCTACAACAATCTTAACAAGCCTGCAAAAATTTAAAATTTCTATCTGCAAATTTGATCTACAAAGGTCAAATTTAAAAGTAAATTTTGCTCCAACCCTTAAACTAGAGCACCAGCTAACATTGGTATTTAGAGAAAAACTGCAAATTTGGTTTTGGCTATTTTTCTCTGAGATAAACTGCTTTTGCATTTAAATTTAGAGTATAAAGGCAACAAATTTGACCCAAAAAGAGCAAATTTAAAGTTTCTAGTGGTTAAAACTACAAATTTGATCTGAAAAGTCAATTTTAAAGCCTTAAGCAGCAAATTTACTCAGGTTTTCAGGCAAATGTCCGCTTCAACCTTGTCAAATGTGGCACTAAACCTGCAAATTTTCTATACTAAAAGTTAAATTTATAGTCGGGTCGAGTAAATTTATTAAATACAATCACACCATTTGTGATATAAATTTTTCAAGCAACGAACCAAAAAACTCTAAATTTTATATATCAAATCCTTGTTGCCAGCCAACTATCAATTTTCAGCCTTAAATTTAAAATTCACAGCGGTCTTGCGGCTTTGAAATCGCGCATAGAAATTCGGCTTAACAATATTCATATTGCTTGCAAGCCATCAAACAAGATGATAAAACAAAAATTTGATATATGAAACTAAGTTTTATAAACGAGATAATGAATTTTGCAGCTCATTAAATTTAAGCTCAGTTATAAATTTTAGTCTTAGCTTATGTGGTTATCAATCTCTCTAGTAAAAGCTAAAGTTACGTATCACTAGAGTGCTAAAATATAAATTTGAAATTTTCAGCCAATAAGCATTTAAAAATTAATAAATTTTTGTGGTTCATTAAATTTAAACCCTCATACAAATTTAGCCTCAACTCATCTCTAATATCAAATTTAATAAAAGTGCTCAACAAAGTTAAATTAATAAATCAGTGCCTGTCCCAGCAAAAGCTAGCCCATAAAACAAATTTAAATAGACCGGCAATTTAAAATCTACCTCATTAAAGCCATTTGCATAAAATAATGCGTAAAATTTTATAAATTTTATTACGCACTAGGCGAGGATTTTCTCTATTAGCTCTCTTTTTAGCACAAAGTCATAGCTAAAAGCATCCACAACCACGCCAGCATAACTACTCTCTTTTAGCATCGCAAGATACTCTTTTAGCCCTATCTCAATGCTTTCTTGCTCGCTGTCGTTTCGCCAAAGCTTCATCGCCTCTTTGCTTGTAAATGCTGGAAAATAGCTAAGCTTCTCACCCTCATCTTCAAGTAGGATAAATTTGATATTTGAGCCCTCCTCCTCATAAACTACGCCACCATCAGGCTTTGCAAGTGCTTGGTTTAAAAGCACTGGAGCGAAAAAAGTAGCCTTTTTTAAAGTAGATATCAAATTTACCTCATTTTGCTGGCTTGGATCACTTAAAAATTTATCCATCGCTTCTTGCATTTTAGCCCCTAAAAGCCTCATCTACGGCCTGGCAGATCGTGTGAATGAAAAAAATGTGCGACTCTTGGATCCTTGCAGTGTCGCTTGAGCTAACGACTAAATTTAGATCACACCCTTCATTCATCGCTCCGCCTCCTTTGCCACTAAGTCCAAGCACTGATATGCCCATTTTCTTGGCACTTTTTATAGCTTCAAGGACGTTTTTGCTATTGCCACTCGTTGAGATCGCCACGAGCAAGTCGCCAGACTGAGCCAAAGCCTCAAACTGGCGTGAGAAAACGTAGTCAAAGCCGTAGTCGTTGCCAATGGCCGTAAGTGCCGAAGTATCGGTAGTTAGCGCGATGCCTGGAAGTGGCTGGCGCTCGCTTTTATATCTGCCAGTTAGCTCGGCCGCAAAGTGCTGAGCGTCCGCCGCAGAGCCGCCGTTACCGCATATGAGCACCTTTTTGCCATTTTTTAGCGTATCAGCCACCATCTGGCAAGCGCGCTCTAGGCTGCCTAGCAAATTTACATGCTCGTTAAAGGTCTTTTGGTGAGCCTCGAGCTCATTTTTTATCATCGTTTTTAGCATCTTTTATCCTTTTTATTATACCTGTTGTGCTTTTGCCCTCGACAAAGTCGATCAGCCTGACCTCTTTTACGATCTCGCTGCCAACGACCTCTTTGCCTTTATAATCAGCCCCTTTTACAAGCACGTCTGGCTTTATTTTGGTGATCAAATTTAATGGCGTATCCTCGTCAAAAATCACGACATAATCGACAAATCCAAGCCCGCTTAGCACGCAGGCTCTATCATCTTGTGAGTTTATAGGCCTAGCCTCGCCTTTTAGCCTCTTAACTGAAGCGTCCGAGTTTAGCCCGACAACCAAAAGATCGCCAAGCTCCCTTGCACGGGCTAGGTATTTTACGTGTCCAGCGTGCAAGATATCAAAGCAGCCATTTGTGAAAACAACCTTTTTCTTGCCCTTTTGGCTCAAAATTTCCTCTAACTCCTCAACGCTTTTAAGCTTGTGCTCGAAATTTGCCCCAAATGAGCTATTTAGCAGCTGCTCGATCTCGCTAAAGCTAGCCGTTGCACTGCCTATCTTTGCCACGACGACGGCTGCTGCGAGGTTTGCTATCTTTATCGCCTCTTTTATATCAGCCCCGTTTGCTAGCATGTAGCCAAGTGTGGCAAGCACCGTATCTCCAGCGCCAGTGACGTCAAAGACCTCTTTTGCCTTAGCGGCAAAGATGTGCAATTTGTCATCATATAGCGCGATGCCCTCTTCTGATATTGTGATGATCGAATAGGTCAAATTTAGCTCGTCTTTTAGCTGTTTTATCGCCTTTTCAAGCTCGGCCTTGTCTTTTAACTTTAAATTTGTAGCCTCGCTTGCCTCTTTTTTATTTGGCGTTAGAAGGGTCGCGTTTTTATACTTTGAGTAGTCGCTGCCTTTTGGATCGATAAGCACTGGTATTTTTAGCCTCACGCACTCGTTTATGATCTCTTGGCAGACCTTCTCGCTAAGCACGCCTTTGCCGTAGTCGCTTAGCAAGACAGCCTTGAAATTTGCAAGATTTTCTTTTACTTTTAAGACTAGCTCATCTTCTAAATTTATCTTTACAACGCTCTCTTTATCGATCCTGACAACTTGCTGGTGTGATGCCATGATGCGGCTTTTTATCGAGCTCTCGCGCCCTTTTTCAGTAAGGATCAGCTCATCTTTTACATTTAGCTCAGCAAGCTTCTCTTTTATCTTTTTACCAGCCTCATCATCTCCTAAAACGCTAGCTACGCTCACGTTTGCGCCAAGAGAGAGTAAATTTCTCACCACATTACCAGCGCCACCAAGCGTGTAGGTTTCGTTATTTATCTTCACCACCTGCACCGGTGCTTCAGGCGAGATGCGCTCGCAGCTACCCCAGATGTAGTGGTCCAGCATGAGATCGCCGACTACTAAAATTTTAACTCTCTTAGCCATTTATCTCTTCCTTATAAATTCTCTTTATCTCTGGCAAATAGTCTTTTATCGCCTCTTCTAAGCTCCAAGTCGCACTAAAACCAAATGCCTCGCGAGCTGGGGCCACGTCGGCCTCTGTGTGAAATTGATATGAGCCGATAAATGGGTTTTTGATATATTCGTTGCCTAAATTTACGCCGATCTCACGCTGTAAGATGTCAGCGATATCTTGAAAGCTTCTTGCCTTGCCAGTAGCTGCGTTATAGACGCCACTTGGCGCGTCAAGTGCTTTTATATTTGCATCGATGATATCTTTTATATAGACAAAGTCGCGTTTGATCTGGTCGCTGCCTTCAAAGAGCCTTGGGGTCTTGCCAGCTAAAATTTGAAGTCCAAACTGAAGCACCATCGAGGCGGTTTTATTTTTGAAAAACTCGCCCTTGCCAAAGACATTAAAATATCTTAGTCCAACCACACTCACACCGCGCTTAGCGTAAATTTTATTGATATTATCCATGCTTAGTTTGCTAAAGCCATAGACGTTATTTGGCGCTTCGCACTCGCCAACTGTTTGCGGGCTCTTTGCGTTGCCGTAAGTGGCGCCTGAGCTAGCGTAGATCATCTTTGCGCCCAAACTCTCGCAGATATCAAGCAAATTTACAAAGGCATTTACATTTGTTTTTATTAGCTCGTCTTGCTCTTTTACAGTGGTGTCTGAGATCGCTGCTTCGTGGTAGATGACGTCTGGACGAAAACTTTTTATCTTCTCAAGCGTGCCAGGGTCGTTGATGTCGCCAGCGTAAATTTCACCCTTAAAACCAAGTAAATTTTTAAAATGGCCAAAGCTTTTTAAGTTGCCATTGCTAAATGTCTCGTCGTTTCTAAATTTATCCACAACAAGCACGTGAGCATCTTTATAGTTTTCATCAAAATAGTGCGCTAAGGCTGAGCCGATAAAGCCAGCGCCGCCAGTTATAACTATCTTTTTTCCGTTTAAATTCATAGTGATTTTTCCTTTTTTAGCTTATTTAAAACATCTCTTACATCTTTAAAATTTATCCCATCAAGCAAGAAATTTCTACCAACGCCCGCTCTTTTGCCAGCCTCGACGTCGCTTGGCTTATCGCCTATCATGAGCGAGTTTTCAAGGTCTATGTCAAACTCTTTGCAAGCATCAAGTATCATTTTTGGATTTGGCTTTCTGCAGATGCATTTTTGCTCTGGAGCGTGCGGGCAAAAATAGACTTTTGTGATAAAAATCTGCTCTTTTTTAAAGCTTTCAAGCATAAATTTATTTAGAGCGTCAAACTGCTCCTGCGTGTAGTAGCCCCTGCCGATGCCTGATTGATTTGTCACGACAAAGAGCTTGTAGCCAGCCTTAGCAAATTCTCTTAACGCATCAAAAATGCCATCAATAAATTTAAAGTCTTTGATCTCACAAACGTATCCAGCGTCCTCATTTATGACACCATCTCGGTCTAAAAAAAGTGCTTTGTTGGCTATTTCTCTTATCATTTGGTGATTATAGCCAAAATATTTTAACCCGCCCCTTGCAAATTTACATTTTTGTATTATAATGCCGGCACGTTTTTTAAAAAGGATGAAAAATGAAAAAACTACTAATCGTTTCAAGTGTTGCAGCACTACTTTCAACTGCTGCTTTCGCTGCAGATGGCGCTACTATCTATAAAAAATGCGTTGCCTGTCATGGCGCTAAAGCTGAAAAAGTTTTCAATAACAAAGTTCCAGCTTTAACATCACTTGACGCAGCAACTATCGAAGCAGCTCTTAAAGGCTACAAAACAGGAGCAAATAAATTTGGTCTTGGTGCTATGATGAAACCTATCGCTACTCCAATGAGCGATGAAGATGCAAAAGCAGTAGCTGAATACATCCAAACTTTAAAATAATCATAGGGGCGCTCGCCCCTTTTCTACAAATTTAAACTCACGCCAAATTTCAAAAGCTCTTTTGGCAGATAGTCATCTAAATTGCCGATCTTGTCGTTATCTATCTCTATTAAATTTAGACCATATTTTTTATAAAGCTCTATCTTT
Above is a window of Campylobacter concisus DNA encoding:
- a CDS encoding winged helix-turn-helix domain-containing protein, with protein sequence MKSKQLFKNGEEVQMPKNEAKLFFLLVSNIEKVVSYEVIENYVWGEKSMSNEALRMTIKKIRAKTDADLIKNISGVGYRLSGAN
- a CDS encoding tetratricopeptide repeat protein, whose amino-acid sequence is MKKVLNFGLIVVASFMLSGCWSWQKMVSFGFWQSDEEARAERLELEKEKMVQNCENGNSIDCNNLAVNFSNEKDFVKAKGYYEKACNAGLATACSNLGQIYEQGLVDEQKDIEKALKLYKLACDSGDGVGCYNEAMGLKSYIESENLKTHKIDRTKAEARVLKLLAKSCELEYAQSCFLLAKLSGDETKADALYKRACQLGKCVDKK
- a CDS encoding tetratricopeptide repeat protein, whose translation is MKKYLLLLTALFFTGCLNVIGIGETPKQDDSWQQPKDEKVVQNKEQISKNAIDLLTPKCESGDAEACNDLGVNFELMKEYDNAYANYKKACDAKVQLACSNLGTLYENGLGVKKDPKKAVEIYKDSCNSGGVQACYHLGNAYRKGEIVKQDYYLAMEAYTNACNAGDLPSCANIGAMYELGLGMNKDEKRAYGIYKVACFRGLNKACPQMKRLGAKLGM
- a CDS encoding dihydrolipoyl dehydrogenase family protein, encoding MKYDIVIIGFGKAGKTLAVKAAALGKKVALIERSPKMYGGTCINVGCIPTKRLITAAKEAIYADNSVENEYYTLSIENKNKLISALNSKNYAMLNDKENIDVIDGVGSFKDKNSVLVTTSNGEQKVVEGEFIIINTGSKEAYAPFEITNSNVFSSKTLLDLKTMPKHLVIVGSGFIGIEFASMFANFGSKVTIVGRSPLLKNEDEDIAKSVKDALNVQGIEILEGCEIESLKDNALNFKQDNEDRIIKADAFLVALGRVANLDDLNLKAAGVELNEKGFIKTNERLQTNVSNIYAVGDVRGGELFTYTSLDDFRIVFSQIFGDKKRTTQNRSIHANVLFTDTPLARVGVNAKEASKLGLNFKELKLSMAAVPGAKVLNHDVGMLKAIVEASSGEILGASFHCIYANEIINEIAIAMNLKADANFFKNQIFTHPSISEALNDLFGQY
- a CDS encoding tetratricopeptide repeat protein codes for the protein MKKFIIFLFSILLFWGCSAEQISQNLGLSEPPLDPEVEQIADAIYLYNEGNYPKACKRFYDYAKDGNVLAMQQTGVCFRDGKGFSKDILRALFWFETAGRYGNIDGLRSAGYIYEYGLGVNKNLEKAIYFYEKATSLGSGEASYDLGLIYLGKNDYKKARIYLDEACYHGKEEACTKLKEMKF
- the prfB gene encoding peptide chain release factor 2 — protein: MDSYEYNELLKKLQTKVENIGSIVKPDEIKARLKEIEAIEQDPSFWQDIAKAGALNKEKTKISNMLAKFSDAHQAVSDAKELFELANSENDEETINSLFEDAKNLDEKIVNLEISMLLSGEDDGKNAIVSIHPGAGGTESNDWASMLYRMYLRFCEREGFKVETLDFQEGEEAGLKDVSFIVKGENAYGYFKAENGIHRLVRTSPFDSAGRRHTSFSSVMVSPEVDDDIEIEIEEKDLKIDTYRASGAGGQHVNKTESAIRITHIPTGIVVQCQNDRSQHKNRATAMKMLKSRLYELELMKQQEASNSVEKSEIGWGHQIRSYVLFPYQQVKDNRSGEAYSQTDAILDGDIKKMIEGVLIAQKAEG
- the panC gene encoding pantoate--beta-alanine ligase encodes the protein MQIIRTIKELENFVQNASGKIGFVPTMGALHDGHVSLIKKCVSENEVSIVSTFVNPTQFLPGEDLEKYPRKEQSDIQICEQNGVSAIFIPDEKELYFEDEPLIVAPKKLSTILEGKTRPGHFDGVLRVLNKLFRLTRANSVYMGKKDTQQLIIVQNMIKTFFLNIELVACDIVREPDGLALSSRNVYICDEDKCNALRLSRSLNKAQNLIQNGEEDASEIKASMLEVLEPLKVDYVAVTDRNLNEISKVEKGNTIILVAAYVGKTRLIDNIWI